The segment GCACGGTGAGGAATCCCGTCGATCACCTGCCCGTGATCACGCCACCGCCCACGCCGGGCGGGGGTCAGACGGTGCCCTGCCAGCAGTGCGGGCCGAGGAAGGTCTTGATGTCGGAGGCGAGGCCGTTGTCGGGGTTCACGGTGAAGCCGAGTTCGTAGAGGGTGTTCTTGTCCCAGCCGGTGGTGAGGAGGCGGATCGGGACGTCGCCGGGGTGGGCTTGGAGGGTGGCTTTGAGTTCGGCGACGACGTCGGGGGTGAGGCGGCCGACGGGGGCGGTGATCTGGACGGGGGGTTTGGTGCCGAGTTCGGCGGAGGACATGTCGAGGGTGGTGATCTCCTGGCCGAAGATGCTGAGGGAGCCGTCGCGTTCGTTGAGGCGGCCGCGGACGGCGATGACGTTGTCCTCGACCATCTGGGCGGACATCAGCTGGTAGGCGGCGGGGAAGAAGAGCACCTCGATGGAGCCGTCGCGGTCGGCGAGGGTGATGATCGCCCAGGCGTTGCCGGCCTTGTTGATCCGGCGGTCGACGCCGGTGATCAGGCCGGAGAGTCGGACCTCGCCTTCGGTGCGGCCGGAGTTGAGGAGGTCGACGAGGGAGACGTCGCGGTTCTTGGTGAGGATGTGCTCGGCGCCGTCCAGCGGGTGGCTGGAGACGTAGAGGCCGAGCATCTCGCGTTCCAGGCCGAGGAGTTGCTTGCGCGGCCATTCGCGGTCGGTGAGTTGGAAGTCGAGGCCGATGGCGGGGGTGTCGTCGCCGCCGAGCATCGCGAACAGGTCGTCCTGGCCGATGGCCTGCTGCTTCTTGACGCCGGTGACGGCGTCGATGGCGCTCTCGTGGACGGTGCTGAGGGAGAGCCGGGTGTGGCCGAGGGAGTCGAAGGCGCCGGCCTTGACCAGGGAGTCGACGGTGCGCTTGTTGCAGACGACCAGTTCGACCTTGTCGAGGAAGTCGGCGAAGGAGGTGTACTTGCCCTTGGCCTCCCGGGTGGCGACCAGTGACTCGATCACCGGGACGCCGACGTTGCGCACCGCCTTCAGGCCGAAGCGGACGTCGCTGCCGACGGCGGTGAAGTCGACGACGGACTCGTTGACGTCGGGGGAGAGGATCCGGATGCCCATCGCCCGGCACTCGGCCAGGTAGATCGCCATCTTGTCCTTGTCGTCGGCGACCGAGGTGAGCAGGGCGGCCATGTACTCGGCGGGGTAGTTCGCCTTCAGGTAGGCGGTCTGGTAGGAGACCAGGCCGTACGCGGCGGAGTGCGACTTGTTGAAGGCGTAGCCGGCGAACGGGACCAGCACGTCCCAGACCGCCTGGATCGCCTCGTCCGAGTAGCCGCGCTCCTTGCAGCCCGCGTGGAACGGCACGAACTCCTTCTCCAGCACCTCCTTCTTCTTCTTGCCCATCGCGCGGCGCAGCAGGTCGGCCTGGCCGAGCGAGTAGCCGGCCAGCACCTGGGCGGCGCGCTGCACCTGCTCCTGGTAGACGATCAGGCCGTAGGTGGGGCCGAGGACCTCCTTGAGGGGCTCCTCCAGCTCGGGGTGGATCGGGATGATCTCCTGCTGGCCGTTCTTGCGCAGCGCGTAGTTGGTGTGCGAGTTCATGCCCATCGGGCCGGGCCGGTACAGCGCGGAGACGGCGGAGATGTCGGCGAACTCGGTGGGCTTCATCAGGCGCAGCAGGGCGCGCATCGGGCCGCCGTCGAGCTGGAAGACGCCGAGGGTGTCGCCGCGGGCGAGCAGCTGGTAGGTGGTGGGGTCGTCGATCGGGATGTTGTCGATGTCGACGTCGACGCCCCGGTTGGCCTTCACGATCTTGATGCAGTGGTCGATGATGCCCAGGTTCCGCAGACCCAGGAAGTCCATCTTGATCAGGCCCATGGCTTCGCACGACGGGTAGTCGAAGCCGGTGATGATGGTGCCGTCCTTGTCCCGCATGTGCAGCGGGATCAGTTCGAGCAGCGGCGTGGAGGAGAGGATCACCGCGGCCGCGTGCACGCCGGTGCCGCGGATCAGGCCCTCGATGCCGAGGCCGGTGTCGATGATCTTCTTGACGTCCGGCTCGTTCTCGTACAGCGAGCGGATCTCGGTGCCCTCGTTGTACCGGGGGTGCTTCTCGTTGAACAGGTCGGCGAGCGGGACGCCCTTGCCCATCACGTCCGGCGGCATCGCCTTGGTGATCCGGTCGCCCATCGAGAACGGGTAGCCGAGGATCCGGTTGGCGTCCTTGACGGCGGCCTTCGCCTTGATGGTGCCGAAGGTGTTGACCTGCGCGGTGTACGCGGAGCCGTACTTGTCGGTGACGTAGCGCACCATCTGGTCGCGCTGGCGGTCGTCGAAGTCGATGTCGACGTCCGGCGGGTTGATGCGCTCGGGGTTGAGGAACCGCTCGAACAGCAGGTCGTGCTCCAGCGGGTCGAGCTGGGTGATGCCGGTCAGGTAGGAGACCATCGAGCCGGCCGCCGAGCCTCGGCCCGGGCCGACCGGGATGCCGTTGTCGCGGCCGTACTGGCAGATGTCGGCGACCACGAGGAAGTAGGCGTCGAACCCCATCGGGGTGATCACGCCCATCTCCAGCTCGACCCGGTCCAGCACCTCCTGGCTCGGGTTGTCGCCGTAGCGGTGCTGCAGGCCGGCGGCGATCTTCTTGCGCAGGAAGGACGCCTGGGTCTCGCCCTCGGGCACGTCGAACTGCGGCATCCGGTCGACGTAGGTGAAGACCTCCTCGTACGACTCGATCCGCTCGGCGATGGCGAGGGTGTTGTCGCACGCCTCCGGGAGGTCGCGGAACAGCTCGCGCATCTCCTCGGAGGTCTTCACGTAGTAGCCGGAGCCGTTGAACTTGAACCGGTTCGGGTCGTCCTTGTTCTTGCCCACGCCGACGCAGAGCAGGCTGTCGTGCGCGTCGGCCTGGTCGGCCGTGACGTAGTGCGAGTCGTTGGTGGCCAGCAGCGGGATGCCCAGCTCCTTGGCGAGCCGCAGCAGGTCGGCGCGGACGTCCCGCTCGATGGACAGGCCGTGGTCCATCAGCTCCAGGAAGTAGTTCTCCTTGCCGAAGATGTCCTGGTAGGCGCCCGCCGCCTTGACCGCCTCCTCGTACTGGCCCAGCCGCAGCCGGGTCTGCACCTCGCCGGACGGGCAGCCGGTGGTGGCGATGATGCCGGTGGCGTTGGCGGCGATCAGCTCCCGGTCCATCCGGGGCTTCATGTAGTAGCCCTCCATCGAAGCCAGCGAGGAGAGCTTGAACAGGTTGCGCAGCCCGGTCGCGTTCTGCGCCCACATCGTCATGTGGGTGTACCGGCCGCCGCCGGAGACGTCCTTGCCGCCCTCGCCGTCCGAGCCGGTCGGGCGCTGGCCGCCCGGCGCCCAGAACACCTGCTTCTTCAGGAACCGCGAGGACGGCGCCACGTACGCCTCGATGCCGATGATCGGCTTCACCGCGCTCTTCGCGGCCGCGTGGAAGAACTCGTACGCGCCGAACATGTTG is part of the Kitasatospora setae KM-6054 genome and harbors:
- the dnaE gene encoding DNA polymerase III subunit alpha; the encoded protein is MADSFAHLHVHTEYSMLDGAAKNGKLFAEAERLGMPAIAMSDHGNMFGAYEFFHAAAKSAVKPIIGIEAYVAPSSRFLKKQVFWAPGGQRPTGSDGEGGKDVSGGGRYTHMTMWAQNATGLRNLFKLSSLASMEGYYMKPRMDRELIAANATGIIATTGCPSGEVQTRLRLGQYEEAVKAAGAYQDIFGKENYFLELMDHGLSIERDVRADLLRLAKELGIPLLATNDSHYVTADQADAHDSLLCVGVGKNKDDPNRFKFNGSGYYVKTSEEMRELFRDLPEACDNTLAIAERIESYEEVFTYVDRMPQFDVPEGETQASFLRKKIAAGLQHRYGDNPSQEVLDRVELEMGVITPMGFDAYFLVVADICQYGRDNGIPVGPGRGSAAGSMVSYLTGITQLDPLEHDLLFERFLNPERINPPDVDIDFDDRQRDQMVRYVTDKYGSAYTAQVNTFGTIKAKAAVKDANRILGYPFSMGDRITKAMPPDVMGKGVPLADLFNEKHPRYNEGTEIRSLYENEPDVKKIIDTGLGIEGLIRGTGVHAAAVILSSTPLLELIPLHMRDKDGTIITGFDYPSCEAMGLIKMDFLGLRNLGIIDHCIKIVKANRGVDVDIDNIPIDDPTTYQLLARGDTLGVFQLDGGPMRALLRLMKPTEFADISAVSALYRPGPMGMNSHTNYALRKNGQQEIIPIHPELEEPLKEVLGPTYGLIVYQEQVQRAAQVLAGYSLGQADLLRRAMGKKKKEVLEKEFVPFHAGCKERGYSDEAIQAVWDVLVPFAGYAFNKSHSAAYGLVSYQTAYLKANYPAEYMAALLTSVADDKDKMAIYLAECRAMGIRILSPDVNESVVDFTAVGSDVRFGLKAVRNVGVPVIESLVATREAKGKYTSFADFLDKVELVVCNKRTVDSLVKAGAFDSLGHTRLSLSTVHESAIDAVTGVKKQQAIGQDDLFAMLGGDDTPAIGLDFQLTDREWPRKQLLGLEREMLGLYVSSHPLDGAEHILTKNRDVSLVDLLNSGRTEGEVRLSGLITGVDRRINKAGNAWAIITLADRDGSIEVLFFPAAYQLMSAQMVEDNVIAVRGRLNERDGSLSIFGQEITTLDMSSAELGTKPPVQITAPVGRLTPDVVAELKATLQAHPGDVPIRLLTTGWDKNTLYELGFTVNPDNGLASDIKTFLGPHCWQGTV